One Saccharomyces kudriavzevii IFO 1802 strain IFO1802 genome assembly, chromosome: 7 DNA segment encodes these proteins:
- the SCL1 gene encoding proteasome core particle subunit alpha 1 (similar to Saccharomyces cerevisiae SCL1 (YGL011C); ancestral locus Anc_4.110), protein MSGAAAASAAGYDRHITIFSPEGRLYQVEYAFKATNQTNINSLAVRGKNCTVVISQKKVPDKLLDPATVSYIFSISRTIGMVVNGPIPDARNAALRAKAEAAEFRYKYGYDMPCDVLAKRMANLSQIYTQRAYMRPLGVILTFVSVDEELGPSIYKTDPAGYYVGYKATATGPKQQEITTNLENHFKKSKIDHIKEESWEKVVEFAITHMIDALGTEFSKNDLEVGVAIKDKFFTLNAENIEKRLVAIAEQD, encoded by the coding sequence ATGTCCGGTGCTGCTGCTGCATCTGCTGCTGGTTATGACAGACACATTACCATCTTTTCCCCCGAGGGTCGTTTATATCAGGTAGAGTATGCCTTCAAAGCCACCAACCAAACTAATATAAACTCATTGGCGGTCAGAGGTAAGAACTGTACTGTGGTGAtaagtcaaaaaaaagtcccTGACAAATTGTTGGATCCAGCTACTGtttcatatatattttcCATATCCAGAACGATCGGTATGGTGGTAAACGGGCCAATACCAGATGCAAGGAATGCAGCCCTAAGGGCTAAGGCTGAAGCCGCGGAATTCCGTTATAAATACGGTTATGACATGCCATGCGACGTTTTGGCCAAGAGAATGGCCAACCTTTCCCAAATCTATACTCAAAGAGCATATATGAGGCCATTGGGTGTTATACTTACATTTGTTTCTGTAGACGAAGAATTAGGCCCATCCATTTATAAGACAGATCCCGCGGGTTACTATGTTGGCTATAAAGCCACTGCAACAGGACCaaaacaacaagaaatcACGACAAACTTGGAAAACCATTTCAAGAAGAGCAAAATTGACCATATTAAAGAAGAATCGTGGGAAAAGGTGGTCGAGTTTGCCATCACCCATATGATTGACGCATTAGGTActgaattttcaaagaacgACTTGGAGGTCGGTGTCGCCATTAAGGACAAGTTTTTCACCTTGAATGCTgagaatattgaaaaaagactTGTAGCAATTGCTGAACAAGATTAA
- the MPO1 gene encoding 2-hydroxy-palmitic acid dioxygenase MPO1 (similar to Saccharomyces cerevisiae YGL010W; ancestral locus Anc_4.109), producing the protein MDEKLLDLRSQLGFYKFYHHDPKNVLIHAIFVPTILFSSLSMLHRIKLYHGISLTALISVLFFIFYCLLYLPTGLLAGFFLLSLNLALVDHRIHLSFKQELSLFVIGWIFQFVGHGVFEKKRPALMDNLVQSLVLAPYFIMFEFLFKIGCMPQLKANLEHDLEVKQKDLENSRNKNE; encoded by the coding sequence ATGGACGAAAAATTGCTGGATTTAAGGTCTCAACTTGGGTTTTACAAGTTTTATCACCATGACCCTAAAAACGTATTGATCCACGCCATATTTGTTCCCACCATCCTCTTCAGTAGTTTAAGTATGCTTCATAGAATTAAGCTATATCATGGCATTTCATTGACTGCTTTGATAAGTGTTTTATTCTTCATATTCTATTGTCTTTTATATTTGCCCACTGGACTTTTAGCAgggttttttttgctttcaTTAAATCTTGCCCTAGTCGATCACAGAATTCATTTATCATTCAAACAGGAACTAAGTTTGTTTGTGATTGGATGGATTTTCCAGTTTGTTGGCCATGGCGtctttgagaaaaagagacCAGCTTTGATGGACAATTTGGTTCAGAGCTTGGTACTAGCACCGTATTTCATAATGTTcgagtttcttttcaaaataggTTGCATGCCTCAACTAAAGGCCAACCTGGAACATGATCTTGAAGTCAAACAAaaggatttggaaaactcacgcaataaaaatgagtga